TGAACTTGTCAATAGAAGTATGCTCCAACTGGTTGATATGAACTATGACAGCTCTATACAGTGTTGCCAGGTTCATGATATGGTGCTTCAACTTATAATATCTCTGTCGGATGAAGAGAATTTCGCCACAGTTTTGAATGGGCGTGTCTGCAATTCTTTGCCAAGCAAGATCCGCCGACTCTCTATTCACTCTAATGTCCAACAACAAAAAGTAGCAGTTGATGCCATCGGAAGAAGTGAGTTGCATGCTCGCTCACTGCATGTGTTCGGGAAATTTAAGCAGATACCCCTAGTGGTTAACTTCCTTTCTTTGCGGGTGTTGGATCTACGTGAAGGTTCTTGTATCTGGTTCGGAAAAAAGCAAATACAGAATATAGGAAGTTTATCTCAGCTGAGGTATTTAAGACTTCACAGTTCAGAAATCACAGAGCTTCCTGAAGAAATCGGGATGCTACAGTACTTGGAGACTCTTGATTTGCGGCGTTGTTATTCACTCACAGTGCTGCCATCAACTGTGGTTAGGCTGCGGAAGCTGGTACACCTGTTCGTCCATGACAGACTTATGTTGCACGCAGATGTGTTTGGAAGAATGCATGCCTTGGAGGAAGTATCAGCTATCAGCTATGTTGACAACCCAGTGAAATTTGCAGAACAACTTCGGAATCTAATAAACCTGAGAAGAATCTATATGCCTTGTTCTGTTGCTCTTCTCCAGGCCAAAAATGGTGATTATGCAGAAGCACTTGTGAGAATTCTGGTGTCTTCTCTAAATGAGTTGGGCGAACACAACCTTCAACATCTTCATATTACTGGAAGTGTAGGAGAAAATCTGTTCAGGGATCCTGCTTGTACCTTTCCGCACCTCCAAGATGTTGAAATATCTACACTTATTCACCGGGTTCCCAAGGGAATGGCTTCCCTGAACAGCGTAGTCAAACTAGTCATAAAAGTCAGACAATTTGATGAGAAGGACCTGCATCTCCTTATGCGGATGCCTTGTCTGACTCACCTTGGGCTAACCCTATACCATCGGATTGGAGTCAGGGAAAAGCTCACCGTTGGTGGCGACGGGTTTAAGCTTCTAAAGGTGCTCCACTATGAAATTGTGCTAAGCTCTGGAACAGGGATATCATTTGCACAAGGTGCTCTGCCAGCACTCCGACGTCTCCATCTTTCCTGGACTGCAAGCCGAGTTATGTCCAGGAAATGTGATGGTGCTGACCTTGGCATCGAACATCTCTCAGGCCTTGTACACCTCCATGTCGAAACTAACTGTCGTTTTGCAACTCTGGGCGAAGTGGAGGCGGTGGAGGCTGCAGTTCAAAAAGCCGTCGCCTTGCATCCCAACCTCCACGCTCTTCAAGTTGACGTTTATAAGACATCAACTGAAAACATCATTAAGGGTGACAAGGAGAGAAGCGAGGAGAGCGGCGAGGACATGACTGACGAGGTATACACCTTTGGCAACAATTTGTCTgttttttgtcatttcatttgtcACTCTTATTCATTTGTCTGTCTTCCCCTCCCATATCTCCTCTGCAGGAGTACGGGAATAGCGAGATTGATGTCAGTGACTCGCCACCGCCAACTAGCTCCTGTTTGCTGGTAATGAACTCAAAGTCTGCTTTTTTACTTCTACAAGTAAACAGATACCATGATGGCTACGTTTTACGTTGGGCTGATTCAGTTGTATCTATTATTGTTGAATGGCAACAGGACCAGGTAATGTGGACAGACACACGTTCCTCCAACTCTGCAATACTGCGAGTCTGCAACTTGCCAGCTGAATGACGAGACGATGCCATCTTCCTGGttgaattatactccctccgtaaactaatataagagtgtttagatcactactctagttatctaaacactcttatatttatgTACCATACTTAATAGTTTGGTTACTTTTTTTTTGGACGTGTTTTGGCTACTGTTTTCCCTGTCGTTTGGTCTGTTATTCTGAACTAGATTCATAGTGTTAGTAGGTTTTTGCCCCGTAGTGGGTGTTTCGATGGCGAGCACTCGTAGCGGGTTTCCTGCTAAAACTCTCCTGTCTCATCTTGATGTTTGTAAGAACTGATTTCAGTTGAGCAATTGATGAAACAGTTGATTTCCTGTTGGAAGGAATAAGCAGGTAAGGGGAGTGAGGGCGATGAACTGGAGGAAATACCTTAGCATCAGGACTATCACTATAAAGCTTATGctaatataaaaaatatattagGATTATGCATGATAGAAAACAGGTAAAGTTCTGTTAGCTTAGTATAGTTCAGGTGTAAGCTGTCCACGGGACTAGTGATATAGGAAGAGTTGCAGATAAATTAGTAGTTACAACAATTTGACAGTATAAAAAGGATACATCAACTAGTATTTTTTTGAAACATAAAGATTACAGAAATTTAGCTATAAAATGATTACAATAATTTTAAAGCTTGACACTGCCTTGAAAATAGTGCCGCTGCCACAAGGAAAGCACGATATAGATAAAATTAATTTAGACTCCGCTCCTTCTCTGTGACATGAGAACCATTTAGGCCTAGCAAAAGGGCAAGTAGAAAAACAGATATCAGATCATTGACTACTAAACTACTAACCAAATCCCCCGCAAAAAGAATACTAACTAAATCAATATGATCAAAGCAGaaatacacaagaagaaaactaaatCAATATGAttgaatagaaaacagaaatacaCAACCGATTATCAAGATGTATTTAACGAGCTACCGAATCTGCAAAAAGAACTGTCTACCCATGCACATTCTTGACCTAGCACGAACAAGTTCACAAATGCATCACAACTGACAAGATTAAGTCCACCACTATCCTTGTCAGTTATTCTAAAATCTGTCGAAACTAGCGATACAAAAACCCATGCACACACTCGCATTTTCTCTTCTCTACCAGAAGTCGACGTTGACACACCATACCACACATGATAAAAGTGAGCCCCAACAATACGAAAACCAATGCACACCTTGGCAAAATCACTTGCATTTTCTCTTCTTTAACAAAACTGAACAGTGACAAATCAAGTACCCCATGTGATGAAAGTTATCATGTTGCAATGGTTATCAGAACAGTGCCACATGCATGCTAATTGCAAAAGGAGCAAGGAGAAACTTGCCAACGGGGTTATGATGCTCGGAGAGGTGGCTTAAAAGACAGTAAATGCTATCAAGAAGGATGCTCTAGTGTGGATTTGGAGAACACAGAGGAGACATCACGACACTGCTTTCTTCAGTGTGCTTTCAGCAACACCTGTTGGGCAATGAATGGGTCTTATCTGGCAGCTACGGCTGGGCATGCCAGAGCAGAGATGATGTATCAGGGGAAACAAAATTTCCAGTGCCCCTTTTTCTTTGAGGTTTCATGCTTGATGCATGCCTGGTGTACTTGGAGGCACAGAAACAACAAGTTCTTCAACAATGTGCTGCCCAACCAGGAATTCATGGTTGATTAAGCCAAGAAGGACCATAAAATTATTTCTTTGAGGTTTTTACGCAGTTCAAATTGAGTTCCATTTCAGGAGTATATAGCAAAaaacttcatcccgcaactaactcattagtcacaatgcttgcaaggcttatagtgatgagtattaccgagagggcccagagatacctctccgaaacacggagtgacaaatcctaatctcgatctatgccaacccaataaacacctttggagacacctatagagcacctttataatcacccttttatgttgtgacgtttggtagcacacaaagtgtttctccggtattcgggagttgcataatctcatagtctgaggaacttgtataagtcatgaagaaagcagtagcaatgaaactgacacgatcataatgctaagctaacggatgggtcatgacacatgtttatggctaggaaacttaaccatctttggttaacgagctagtcaagtagaggcatattagggacacggtgttttgtctatgtattcacacatgtatcaagtttccggttaatacaattctagcatgaataataaacatttatcaggaataaggaaatatagaataacaactttattattgcctctagggaatttttccttcagtctcccacttgcactagagtcaataatctagattacattgtaatgattctaacacccatggagtcggggtgctgatcatgttttgcttgtggaagaggcttagtcaacgggtctgccacattaagatacgtatgtattttgcaaatctctatgtctccctccttgactagatctcggatggagttgaagcgtctcttgatgtgtttggtctttttgtgaaatctggattcctttgccaaggcaattgctccagtattgtcgcaaaagatttttattggacccgatgcacttggtattacacctagatcggatatgaactccttcatttgctgcttccgatgcAGCTATGTACtcggcttcacacgtagatcctgccacgacgctctgcttggaactgcaccaactgacagttccaccatttaatataaatatgtatccggtttgtgacttagagtcatccagatcagtgtcaaagctagcgtcgacgtaaccacttacgatgatatctttgtcacctccataaacgagaaacatatccttagtacttttcaggtacttcaggatgttcttgaccgctgtccagtgatccactcctggattactttggtacctccctactaaacttatagcaaggcatagatcaggtctggtacacagcatagcatacatgatagaacctatggctgaagcatagggaatgactttcattttctctctatcttctgcagtggtcgggcattgagtctgactccacttcgcaccttgtaacataggcaagaaccctttctttgactgatccattttgaacttcttcaaaactttatcaaggcatgtgctttgtgagtcttatcaagtgtcttgatctgtctctatagatgttgatgcccaatatataagcagcttcaccgaggtctttcattgaaaaacttctattcaagtatccttttatgctatccagaaattctatatcatttccaatcaacaaaatggcatccacatataatattagaaactctatagagctcccactcactttcttgtaaatacaggcttctccaaaagtctgtataaaccatatgctttgatcacttcatcaaagcgtatattgcaacttcgagatgcttgcaccagtccataaatggattgctggagcttgcacactttgtcagcacctttaggatcgataaaaccttctggttgcatcatatacaactcttctttaagaaatccattaaggaatgcagttttgacgtccatttgccagattccataatcataaaatgcggcaattgctaacatgattcggacaaacttaagcatcgc
This region of Triticum aestivum cultivar Chinese Spring chromosome 2D, IWGSC CS RefSeq v2.1, whole genome shotgun sequence genomic DNA includes:
- the LOC123050212 gene encoding disease resistance protein Pik-2-like produces the protein MAGVGAGTGAMSSLLGKLTTLLSGEYTLLKSVRKEVAFLERELRSMHALLETLADMQKLEPMEKDWKGKLRELTYDIENCIDRFIDRLGNGDVKRGFVKRTVVRLKTLWKRHDIATEIQELKARVMEESKRRDRYTLDNRKPRKPVVELDPRLTTMYEEVKGLVAIDGPLNQVIAWLTEESNERKVVSIVGCAGLGKTTLAMEAYRKIGGNFQYRACVSVSCTLDLEKLLKDILSQIGKKEFAECQSQNWEKEQVIRKISEILTGKRYLIVIDDVWREQDWKFIKASFPGNDNGSRIITTTRITNVAKSCCCNSGDQLYQMAHLSSIDSERLFFKRIFGLGNACPPHLKTVSAKLLKKCSGLPLAIITIASLLANKPRIKDEWERLQDSIGIDSSQNDDSLKSMRDILLLSYWDLPQHLKTCLLYLCIYPEDHHIECEELKWKWIAEGFIDTRWGNLGQEAENYLNELVNRSMLQLVDMNYDSSIQCCQVHDMVLQLIISLSDEENFATVLNGRVCNSLPSKIRRLSIHSNVQQQKVAVDAIGRSELHARSLHVFGKFKQIPLVVNFLSLRVLDLREGSCIWFGKKQIQNIGSLSQLRYLRLHSSEITELPEEIGMLQYLETLDLRRCYSLTVLPSTVVRLRKLVHLFVHDRLMLHADVFGRMHALEEVSAISYVDNPVKFAEQLRNLINLRRIYMPCSVALLQAKNGDYAEALVRILVSSLNELGEHNLQHLHITGSVGENLFRDPACTFPHLQDVEISTLIHRVPKGMASLNSVVKLVIKVRQFDEKDLHLLMRMPCLTHLGLTLYHRIGVREKLTVGGDGFKLLKVLHYEIVLSSGTGISFAQGALPALRRLHLSWTASRVMSRKCDGADLGIEHLSGLVHLHVETNCRFATLGEVEAVEAAVQKAVALHPNLHALQVDVYKTSTENIIKGDKERSEESGEDMTDEEYGNSEIDVSDSPPPTSSCLLVMNSKSAFLLLQVNRYHDGYVLRWADSVVSIIVEWQQDQVRGVRAMNWRKYLSIRTITIKLMLI